One genomic window of Tenacibaculum tangerinum includes the following:
- the typA gene encoding translational GTPase TypA, which translates to MQSIRNIAIIAHVDHGKTTLVDKIIDQAKILDERKERTDLLLDNNDLERERGITILSKNVSVTYKGVKINVIDTPGHADFGGEVERVLKMADGVLLLVDAFEGPMPQTRFVLGKAIELGLTPIVVVNKVDKENCTPDLVHEKVFDLMFALEANEEQLDFTTIYGSAKNGWMSTDWQQPTDDIVPLLDAVLETIPEAPYREGSPQMQITSLDYSSFKGRIAIGRVYRGDLEKNKDYMLCKSDGTTKKVRIKELHVFEGMGKAEADKVRSGDICAVTGLDDFEIGDTIADLDNPEALPRIEVDQPTMSMLFTINNSPFFGKEGKYVTSRHLRDRLFKEMEKNLALRVDETDTEDKFNVFGRGVLHLSVLIETMRREGYELQVGRPQVIIKNIDGVKSEPYETLSIDVPEEVASKAINLVSLRKGDLLVMEPKGDLQHLEFTIPSRGLIGLRNKILTATAGQAIINHRFSEYGPFKGEFTEELKGAIVSSETGKATAYAIDRLQDRGRFFIDPNQEIYKGQVVGENSKADDLAVNLIKGKKLTNVRASGSDDGVKIAPKIDMSLEECMEYIRSDEYLEVTPESLRMRKINFVK; encoded by the coding sequence ATGCAATCAATAAGAAATATTGCTATTATAGCACACGTTGACCACGGAAAGACAACCTTGGTAGACAAAATTATAGATCAAGCTAAAATTTTAGACGAACGTAAAGAGCGTACCGATTTATTGTTAGATAACAATGACTTAGAGCGTGAACGTGGAATTACTATTTTATCTAAAAATGTATCCGTAACTTATAAAGGAGTAAAAATTAACGTTATCGATACTCCTGGGCACGCCGATTTTGGAGGTGAAGTAGAACGTGTATTAAAAATGGCAGATGGGGTTTTATTATTGGTTGATGCTTTTGAAGGTCCCATGCCACAAACACGTTTCGTATTAGGAAAAGCCATTGAATTAGGATTAACTCCTATCGTGGTAGTAAATAAAGTAGACAAAGAAAATTGTACACCAGATTTAGTACATGAAAAAGTATTTGATTTAATGTTTGCCTTAGAAGCAAACGAAGAACAATTAGACTTTACAACTATATACGGTTCAGCAAAAAATGGATGGATGAGTACCGATTGGCAACAACCAACGGACGATATCGTTCCGTTACTAGATGCTGTTTTAGAAACAATTCCTGAAGCACCTTACCGTGAAGGCTCTCCTCAAATGCAAATTACCTCGTTAGATTATTCTTCATTTAAAGGAAGAATTGCTATCGGGCGTGTATACCGTGGAGACTTAGAAAAAAACAAAGACTATATGCTTTGTAAATCAGATGGAACTACGAAAAAAGTACGTATTAAAGAACTACACGTTTTTGAAGGAATGGGTAAAGCTGAGGCAGACAAAGTACGTAGTGGAGATATTTGTGCGGTTACTGGTTTAGACGATTTTGAAATTGGAGATACGATTGCAGATTTAGACAATCCTGAAGCATTACCAAGAATTGAAGTAGATCAGCCTACCATGAGTATGTTGTTTACGATTAACAATTCACCTTTCTTTGGTAAAGAAGGGAAGTATGTAACCTCTCGTCACTTACGTGATCGTCTTTTTAAAGAAATGGAGAAAAACTTAGCATTGCGTGTTGATGAGACTGATACAGAAGATAAATTCAATGTTTTCGGGCGTGGTGTACTACACTTATCTGTATTGATTGAAACGATGCGTCGCGAAGGGTATGAATTGCAAGTAGGGCGTCCGCAGGTTATCATAAAAAACATTGATGGTGTAAAGAGCGAACCTTACGAAACCTTATCTATCGATGTACCAGAAGAAGTAGCTTCTAAAGCGATTAACCTAGTTTCTTTACGTAAAGGAGACTTGTTGGTGATGGAACCTAAAGGAGACTTACAACACTTAGAATTTACCATTCCGTCAAGAGGATTGATCGGTTTACGTAATAAAATTTTAACAGCTACTGCTGGGCAAGCTATTATAAACCACCGATTTAGTGAATACGGACCTTTTAAAGGTGAGTTTACAGAAGAATTAAAAGGTGCTATTGTTTCTTCGGAAACAGGAAAAGCGACGGCCTATGCAATAGACCGTTTACAGGATAGAGGACGTTTCTTTATCGACCCTAACCAAGAAATTTACAAAGGTCAGGTAGTCGGAGAAAACTCTAAAGCAGATGATTTAGCAGTAAACTTAATCAAAGGAAAAAAACTAACAAACGTACGTGCCTCAGGTTCTGATGATGGAGTAAAAATCGCTCCGAAAATAGATATGTCGTTAGAAGAGTGCATGGAATACATACGATCTGATGAGTATTTAGAAGTAACACCTGAGAGCTTACGTATGCGTAAAATAAATTTTGTAAAGTAA
- a CDS encoding LETM1 domain-containing protein, protein MNTVDEIKEAIYKNKKRLAIELRESKELVFLIKKSLTTPLNTEEKAKVKSQTLDICKAIPAFTIFMLPGGALLLPLLIKLIPDILPSAFKADDKELKDKQEV, encoded by the coding sequence ATGAATACCGTTGATGAAATAAAAGAAGCTATCTATAAAAATAAAAAAAGATTAGCAATTGAGCTCCGAGAAAGCAAGGAGTTGGTTTTTCTTATAAAAAAATCATTAACCACACCATTAAACACAGAAGAAAAAGCAAAGGTAAAATCACAAACACTCGATATTTGTAAGGCAATTCCTGCATTTACAATATTTATGCTACCAGGAGGAGCCTTGCTTTTACCTTTACTCATTAAGTTAATTCCCGATATTTTGCCAAGTGCTTTTAAGGCTGATGATAAAGAATTGAAAGACAAACAAGAAGTATAA
- the aroB gene encoding 3-dehydroquinate synthase produces MTTINAATYPIHFEEKGYQELTSLVSERNYSSIFVLVDDNTSNCCYPRFMELFFTNKPMEVIQIEAGEVHKNIETCVGVWNAMTELGADRKSLLITLGGGVITDLGGFVASAFKRGIDFVNIPTTLLSMVDASVGGKTGVDLGVLKNQIGVFANPELIVIDAEYLQTVTPREIRSGTAEIIKYGMTHDIRLFNEIKDNDELNIVDLIHRSIEIKNEVVLEDPKEQSVRKVLNWGHTIGHGIESYFLENNKKEALTHGEAIAIGMVCEAYLSSKVLGFPENQVTEIKEAIVNIYGKVALYEEDFDPILKLMKHDKKNVGGEINFVLLRNYEDFEINCNASEILIRESLMFYVTYK; encoded by the coding sequence ATGACCACGATTAACGCAGCAACATATCCTATTCATTTTGAAGAAAAAGGCTATCAAGAATTAACTTCTTTGGTTTCTGAAAGAAATTATTCTTCGATTTTTGTTTTAGTAGATGACAATACTTCAAATTGTTGCTACCCTCGATTTATGGAACTATTTTTTACCAACAAACCTATGGAAGTGATTCAAATTGAAGCTGGTGAGGTACATAAAAACATAGAAACTTGTGTAGGCGTATGGAATGCAATGACCGAATTGGGCGCTGATAGAAAAAGTTTGTTAATTACTTTAGGTGGTGGCGTAATTACCGATTTAGGTGGTTTTGTGGCTTCTGCGTTTAAACGCGGAATTGATTTTGTTAACATTCCCACTACCTTGTTAAGTATGGTCGATGCTTCTGTTGGAGGGAAAACAGGGGTCGATTTAGGAGTGTTAAAAAACCAAATTGGAGTATTTGCCAACCCTGAATTGATTGTTATTGATGCCGAATATTTGCAAACTGTGACTCCAAGAGAAATTCGTTCTGGTACTGCGGAAATCATCAAATACGGAATGACTCACGACATTCGCCTCTTTAATGAAATTAAAGATAACGACGAACTTAACATTGTTGACTTGATTCATCGTTCGATAGAAATTAAAAATGAAGTGGTGTTAGAAGATCCGAAAGAACAAAGTGTTCGTAAGGTTTTAAACTGGGGGCATACGATTGGACATGGTATAGAATCGTATTTTTTAGAAAATAATAAAAAAGAAGCTTTAACACATGGTGAGGCAATTGCTATTGGAATGGTGTGTGAGGCTTATTTATCATCAAAAGTTTTAGGTTTTCCAGAAAATCAAGTTACTGAAATAAAAGAGGCTATTGTTAACATATATGGTAAAGTAGCTTTGTATGAAGAAGATTTTGACCCTATTCTTAAATTGATGAAACATGATAAGAAAAACGTAGGTGGCGAAATTAATTTTGTGCTTTTAAGAAACTATGAAGACTTTGAAATTAATTGTAATGCTTCTGAAATCTTAATTAGAGAGAGTTTGATGTTTTATGTAACATATAAGTAA
- a CDS encoding proline dehydrogenase family protein, protein MRLFDNTETAFKLKSDSELERAYFLFKMIQSQPMVRIGTAVTNFALKAHLPVEGLIRSTVFDHFCGGVSEKDCLPTIEKMHQQGKVHSILDYSVEGKEDEAQFDDALKMTLKTIDFAEEKQSIPFAVFKPTGFGRFALYQKLTEGKELIAEEKAEWDRVVARFHTVCKAAKAKNVPLLIDAEESWMQDAADDLIEELMGIYNKEKAIVFNTLQMYRHDRMEYLRALHLRAHQKGYHIGMKLVRGAYMEKERERAKEKGYESPICADKQATDNNYNEAVRYMMDHKNMAIFAGTHNEESSYLLMDLAKEHHIAKDDKRMWFGQLYGMSDHISFNLAKEGYNVAKYVPFGPVRDVMPYLIRRAEENTSVAGQTSRELKLLKIEKARRKL, encoded by the coding sequence ATGAGACTTTTTGATAATACAGAAACAGCTTTTAAATTAAAATCTGACTCAGAGTTAGAACGTGCCTATTTTTTATTTAAAATGATTCAGAGTCAACCCATGGTTCGAATAGGTACTGCGGTAACAAACTTTGCTTTAAAAGCACATTTGCCAGTTGAAGGATTAATCCGTTCAACAGTTTTTGATCATTTTTGTGGCGGCGTAAGTGAAAAAGATTGTTTACCAACAATTGAAAAAATGCACCAACAAGGTAAGGTGCATAGTATTTTAGATTATTCGGTAGAGGGAAAAGAAGATGAAGCACAGTTTGACGATGCTTTAAAAATGACCTTAAAAACAATCGATTTTGCTGAGGAGAAGCAGTCTATTCCTTTTGCAGTTTTTAAACCAACTGGTTTTGGTCGTTTTGCACTGTACCAAAAGTTAACTGAAGGAAAAGAGTTAATAGCAGAAGAAAAAGCAGAATGGGATAGAGTGGTAGCACGTTTTCATACCGTTTGTAAGGCGGCGAAAGCCAAAAATGTACCCTTGTTAATTGATGCTGAAGAAAGTTGGATGCAAGATGCAGCTGATGATTTAATTGAAGAATTGATGGGAATTTACAACAAAGAGAAAGCCATCGTTTTTAATACCTTGCAAATGTATCGCCATGATAGGATGGAATATTTAAGAGCTTTACACCTAAGGGCACATCAAAAAGGATATCATATTGGTATGAAGTTGGTTCGTGGTGCTTACATGGAAAAAGAGCGAGAAAGAGCTAAAGAGAAAGGATACGAATCTCCAATTTGCGCAGACAAACAAGCAACGGATAACAATTACAACGAGGCTGTTCGTTATATGATGGATCATAAAAACATGGCTATTTTTGCTGGAACCCATAATGAAGAAAGTTCTTATTTATTAATGGATTTAGCGAAAGAGCATCACATTGCTAAAGACGACAAACGCATGTGGTTTGGTCAGTTATACGGAATGAGCGATCATATAAGCTTTAATTTGGCAAAAGAAGGGTATAATGTAGCAAAATATGTACCTTTCGGGCCTGTTCGTGATGTGATGCCCTACCTGATACGTAGAGCAGAAGAAAATACTTCAGTAGCAGGACAAACGTCAAGAGAATTAAAACTTCTTAAGATTGAAAAAGCACGTAGAAAGCTTTAA
- a CDS encoding bacteriocin fulvocin C-related protein, whose amino-acid sequence MKNSLILCLCAFVLVFWSCTENEMQNEPEFVNQTKIEQVLNAKNKSEQKLTYTLLNKDEKYNLWINKLKTVLSQGKLNKNQRLLINKFIAFLKPKHFITDSDEQLFLKNVYIPKYLGELKKEFTVNQIGTTFYKIPITHVDNEGGGGETKDCDCNRNSMVSCQWLNTSSCEERTCKSSYDGCGFLLAYSCNGICRKPL is encoded by the coding sequence ATGAAAAACTCTTTAATTTTATGCCTTTGTGCATTTGTATTAGTTTTTTGGTCTTGTACAGAAAATGAAATGCAGAACGAACCAGAATTTGTAAATCAAACCAAAATCGAACAAGTATTAAATGCTAAAAACAAAAGTGAACAAAAATTGACTTATACACTCTTAAACAAAGATGAAAAATACAATTTATGGATAAACAAATTAAAAACCGTTTTAAGTCAAGGTAAGTTAAACAAAAATCAGAGATTACTCATTAATAAGTTCATTGCATTTTTAAAACCGAAACACTTTATAACAGATAGTGACGAACAACTTTTTTTAAAGAATGTGTATATTCCAAAATATTTGGGAGAGTTAAAAAAAGAATTTACGGTTAATCAAATTGGTACAACTTTCTACAAAATCCCTATCACTCATGTCGATAATGAAGGTGGTGGTGGTGAAACAAAAGATTGTGATTGTAATAGAAACTCAATGGTTTCATGTCAATGGCTTAATACTTCTTCATGTGAAGAAAGAACATGTAAATCATCATATGATGGTTGTGGGTTTCTTTTAGCCTACTCTTGTAATGGTATTTGTAGAAAGCCTTTGTAA
- a CDS encoding TlpA family protein disulfide reductase → MKTNIQLFFISLFCFFLELILAFLTNGNVIYRFIFFNLIYFLISFIVFKKFPNIKLKVLFFFLVPVLFVLVVSLYAYYQQGFNNLLPAVLFGILSLVMAFYLSERKTIILPIGVYLITLLLGWYMYTNWILGWSEKIENEYLAEEVVIKDANGEEFHIKDKKGTVTVLDLWSTTCGACIKKFPDFEKQYNLYKNDSTVKLYSLYLPLKRDTALSIKSYTSNYTFPKLYAENISSWEKLNIDGVPLIIMIDKKGKVRFRGAMNTNKYLLYNNFNRLIEKFKNE, encoded by the coding sequence ATGAAAACTAACATTCAATTATTTTTTATCTCACTGTTTTGTTTTTTTTTAGAGCTTATTCTAGCTTTCTTGACTAATGGAAATGTTATTTATAGATTCATATTTTTTAATTTAATTTATTTTCTCATTTCTTTTATAGTATTTAAAAAATTTCCAAATATAAAGCTGAAAGTTTTATTTTTCTTTTTAGTTCCTGTTTTATTTGTACTTGTGGTTTCTTTATACGCTTATTATCAACAAGGTTTTAATAATCTTTTGCCTGCTGTTCTGTTTGGTATTTTATCGCTGGTTATGGCTTTTTACCTTTCTGAGAGAAAAACAATTATTTTACCTATAGGAGTCTACTTAATCACTTTACTGTTAGGCTGGTATATGTATACCAATTGGATTTTAGGATGGAGTGAAAAAATAGAGAATGAATACCTTGCTGAAGAAGTAGTAATTAAAGATGCTAACGGAGAGGAATTCCACATTAAAGATAAAAAAGGTACAGTTACAGTGTTAGACTTATGGTCTACTACTTGTGGAGCATGTATAAAGAAATTTCCAGATTTTGAAAAGCAGTACAACTTATATAAAAATGATTCTACGGTTAAATTATATTCTCTGTATTTGCCTTTGAAAAGAGATACCGCTCTTAGCATTAAAAGTTATACGAGCAACTATACATTTCCTAAATTGTATGCTGAAAATATTAGTAGTTGGGAGAAATTGAATATAGATGGAGTGCCTTTAATTATAATGATAGACAAAAAAGGTAAAGTTCGCTTTAGAGGTGCTATGAATACTAATAAATATTTACTTTATAACAATTTTAATCGTTTAATTGAAAAGTTTAAAAATGAATAA